In the Marinobacter sp. Arc7-DN-1 genome, CGTCATGAGCGGTCAGGGTTTCGCCGGTGCGCTCAAGGTGAACGGTTCGCCGGTGGTCCGACAGCGAATGCAAAGCAACCGTTGTATCCTTGCGAGCCTCGATAATTTCATCGAGATAACAGATCCCGCCCTCACGAGCAGCCCGGGTTAGCGGGCCGTCCTGCCAATAGGTTCCCTCGGGGCCAATGAGGTGTCGCCCCAACAGATCCGCAGCGGTCAGATCATCGTGACAGGAGACGGTATAAAGAGGGCGTTCCAGCTGTTCTGCCATATGTTCAACAAAGCGTGTCTTGCCGCAACCTGTCGGGCCTTTGATCAGCACTGGCAAACGATGCTGAACCGCATATTGAAATATTTCACATTCATCATTCTGAACCTGGTAATAACTATGGCTATTCATGACCACCTCAAAATCAGTGCGTTGATACGTTCAGGTAAATCCGGGGCAATACTTTCGGGAGCTGGGTGGGATCATTGACTACGGCAAAACCATCGCGGCCAAATAGGTAGGGCAGGTAATCATGGCCCTGCTCATCCACCGTAACGCAGTAGGGTGTTATCCCCAGTTGTTGGGCTTCAATAATCGCCTGTCGGGTGTCTTCAATCCCGTAACGCCCTTCGTATTGATCCAGGTCGTTGGGCTTGCCGTCACTGACCAACAACAGGACACGGTGAGCCTGGGGCTGCATCTCCAGGATCCGGGTGGACTGCCGGATTGCGGCCCCCATACGGGTATAGAAACCTGGTTTGATTCGGGCAATACGGCCACGGACCCGATCACTGTACGGCTCACCAAAGTTCTTCATTAGCTGATAGCGGACATGACTGTTGCGCACGGAGGAGAAGCCATAGATAGCGAACTCATCCCGTGTCTGGTTCAGGCCTTCGGCCAGCACCATCAGACTGTCGCGGATTACATCAATCACCTGGCAGTCGTCATTGACGTAACCTTCGGTCGACAGGGACAGGTCCGCCAGGATCAGGCAGCAGAAATCACGATGGGTCTGGCGCTGATCGAGAAAAAAATTCTGTCTGGCGGTATCCCTGAGCGGTCTGCTGAAGTCATCAAGCCAGGCATCAAGGTCGAGGTCCTGGCCGTCCGGCTGGCCCCGAAGCCGGGTGCGCCGTAGTCCCAGCAGGGAAAACTTCTGCTTGACCTCCTCACTGGTCTGCCGGAGATGTGCCGGTAACATGACCGGCTCTGCTTCATCCGCCAGAAGCGGTTGCAAGAGGCAGGCATCGGGCCGTAAACGCCCTTGTTTGTAGTGCCACTCCGGTAAGCGGATTCCCGGTCCCAGGCACAGTTCGTCGTTTTCCGCTGCTGGCAGATCCAGATCAAACTTCACCTTTGCCGCATTGGCTTTGCGCTGGCGTGAAACCGTAATCAGGTCGATGTCATTGGCGATCTGCTCGAAATCATCATCGCTGTCATCATCCTGACAGCGATCAAGATTGATCTGTTCGGTCCAGCTCATGAGGCTGTCGGGCAGAAACACCAGCAAGCCATCCGTTTCATGCTCATCATCGATTCGCTGCGCCTGTTTGCGTTGCTGCAGGGTTTGTTGTTCGGACGAGCGTTCTCCCGCTTCAGATTCCGGCCCGGATCCGGCCGTGCTGACCGGTACGCTGAACAGGGTCGGCGGTGTGGGGTACAACCATAGCCAGACTGGAAAGCAGTCAAATGCCGATGATGGCAGATCAGCCCGAAGCCCCGGATTTCGCAATGCTTGGGCAACCGCCAGTTCCTGGCGCCGGAGATCCTCGGGAAGATTCTCAATTGACGGTCTCAATGCCATCAGTTCGGCCACAAGCTCCTTATACTGCCTGTTGAGGCCGGGATAAGACGATGTCAATGCCAGGACGGCCTGCTGATTGTCCCGAAACCAGTCGCGTACCTGTGGCAAGTGGGCGGCCACCGCCACCAGCCAGTAATAGAGCGATGTATTGAGCCGGGCGGACGAAAATACCGCCAGTGACGACGGCAAACGCACACTGCGGTCATCCTGCCAAGGCAGTGCAAAACGCTGATGGCTGCCGGCGACACGCTGCATGCCTGTTCGCCTGAGCCGGACCTTTCGGGTATCGGCAGGCTCCAGGGTTTTGCCCGGTGCGCCGCCCAGCGCCCGATAGTAGAGCGTAAGCTCTGCCTGCAGATCCGCGAGATTGACCGATGCGCTGGTAAAATCAGAGGTCACCTGCCGGGTAACCCAGCGATCCCAGACCTTGCCGATAAATTCTTCCATAGTTGCTCCCCGGGTATGTGGGCCACCCCTCGCCCGAACCCGCCCAAAAAACCGGGTCGCAGGCAGAGGCAGCCAACCGTTTACCTGATTATGTCACTATGAAGTTTGCGGCAGGGCCGCCCCGGCCTCAGCGCGAGCGACTTCGCGGCCAACGAAAAAGCTGGCGAAGTAGGCGGCCAATCCCAAGGCGAACATGACACCGAAGCCAAGACGAACCCAATAAAATCCCATCAGTTCGCCTTGTGTGGCCATGAAGCTGAGTGCATCGCCTGACTCTGGTATCCGTTGCAGAGCGACCTGCCAGGCGCCGGCGACTGTCAGCGCCAGGGTAATACCAACCATGCTGATAGACATGGCCCAGAAGCCGAACTTCTCCACTTTCTGGGCAGCCAGCGGATTTCCCTGAGGGCGGCCCCGGAGGATTGGCATGGCATAGGAAATAATACACATCACGATCATCGCATAGGCACCAAAGAACGCCAGGTGGCCATGGGCTGCGGTTAACTGCGTACCGTGGGTGTAGTAGTTGACCGGAGCCAGAGTATGAAGGAAGCCCCAGACTCCAGCGCCAAGGAAGGCCATCACCGAGCAGCCCAGAGCCCAGGTTACGGCAACCTGGTTTTGGTGCGTGCGGCGACGCTCTTTGACCACCTTGAAAGCAAACAGCACCATCATAAAGAAAGGCACCGGCTCCAGCGCGGAGAATACCGAACCCATCCACAGCCAGTATTTGGGAGGACCAATCCAGAAGTAATGATGGCCCATTCCGATCAATCCGGAGATCAAGGCCATGGCGATGATCAGGTACAGCCATTTTTCAATGTATTCACGATCTACGCCGGTGACCTTGATCAGTACAAAGGCCAGAATCGCCCCAAGAATCAGCTCCCACACACCTTCAACCCAAAGGTGTACGACAAACCACCAGAAATACTTGTCGAGCGTCAGGTTGGCCGGGTTGTAAAAGGAGAACAGGTAGAAAACCGCCAGCCCGACCAGGCCGGTGATCAGCACCATGTTTATAACGGTCTTCCGCCCTTTCAGAATGGTCATTCCGATGTTGAAAACAAAAGACAGGCAGACAATAACAATACCAATCTTGGTGATAGTGGGCTGTTCCAGGAACTCCCGGCCCATGGTTGGCCACAGGTAATTTTTGGTGATTCTCGCCAGTTCCGCATAGGGAACAAGAAGATACCCGAGAACGGTTGCAACACTCGCCACGGCAAAAATCCAGAAGGTAATTCTGGCCAGCCGGGGGCTGAACAGCTCGGTTTCGGACTCTTCCGGAACCAGGTAGTAACTGGCCCCCATGAACCCGAACAATATCCAGATGATGAGGAGGTTTACGTGGACCATCCGCGCGACATTGAACGGGATGGCGGGGAATCCGATATCGCCATTGATATACTGGATGCCCATCAGAAGACCAAAGGCAATCTGCCCAGCAAGCAGTATCAGCGCAAAAATAAAATAAGGTTTTGCAACCTGTTGAGAAGTGTACTTCATCATTGTTTTCCTGCCTCAACCTTCAATATTGGGTGGCCAGTTGTTGTCATCGACTCTGGACGTCCAGATCAGGAACTCCGCCAGGGCATCGACTTCTTCCTGAGTAAGATTGAACTGGGGCATTTTGCGCCGCCGGGGGTTATCCATGGGTTGCGCCGCAATCCATGACTGCATATAGCCCTTGAAGACTTCTTCATTCCCCATGCCTCTGCGATCAAAGACGTTAGCCAACTCCGGCGCATAGTAAGCGCCTTCGCCCATCAGGCTGTGGCACCCGATACAATTGTTGGTTTCCCACAGCTCCTTGCCATGGGCTACTTCAGGGGTAATGTTCTCACTGCGGCTTCGCTCCGGGAGTTGCCGTACGGTATCAACGGTCAAACCCAGGAGGAGCAACAGAAAGAAAAAACTACCGCCGTAGTAAATGTTCCTGGCCATACTTTTGGTAAATTTCTCAGCCATAGCTGACTCCTGTTATGCATTGGTGGTTCAAACTGCAAACCGATTAGGCAATTGGCACGCCAAAGTTTTATCTTGTTGCTTTAACTGGTTTTTTCCGATGCATACGGGGAGTGTGTGGTACGAACGACAACGCTGAATTCAGGTCGTTTCGATAGCGAGTGTCACTTTGACAATGCATCGTCATGACACAGGGGTGTTGTCAAACTGCAGATTGGGTTGTGTCAGAGTGACACCGGGTATTCGGGCAATTCCCGCAAGCAGAAATCTTTTCATTAGAAAACAGTTGGTTGAAGAGCTGGCCCCGGAATTGCTGTTGTATTGCAGCAGGCAAAACAGGCAGCAGTCCAGACACCCGGGAAAATGAGGAGTGCCCCATGACGGTCGATTTCAATGCGGATCTTCTGGTGAAATATGACACCTACGGCCCGCGCTATACCTCGTATCCAACTGCCGTGGAGTTTTCTGGCAGTTTTGGGGAAGCGGAGTACCGGCGTGAGCTTGAGCAAAGTAACCAGTTGCAGACGCCCCTATCCCTCTATTTTCACATTCCCTTCTGCAAATCCCTCTGTTTCTACTGCGCCTGCGCCAAGATTATTACCCACAAGCAAGAACGCAGTATTCCCTATCTTGAGCGCATTCATACCGAGATTGCCCGGCAGGCGGAGCTTGTCGATCCGAATCGGGAGGTCAGTCAACTTCATTTCGGAGGCGGTACACCCACTTTTCTGCATGATGACCAACTCTCGACGCTGCTGGGGGAGATCAGCCGGAATTTCACCCTGGCGCCCCCCGAGTCCCGGGAGTTCTCCATTGAGATCGACCCACGGGCGGTACGCAAGACCACGATCCCATTGCTGTATGAGCTTGGTTTCAATCGCATCAGTCTGGGTGTGCAGGATTTTGACCCCAAAGTTCAGAGTGCGGTGAACCGGATTCAGTCGGTCGAACAAACGTTCGCGGTGATTGACGCAGCGCGCGCCGCGGGCTACCGGTCAACCAATGTGGATTTGATCTACGGCTTGCCGCACCAGACGGTTGAGAGCTTCAGTACCACCCTGGATACCATGCTTTCGAAAAGACCGGAGCGTCTGGCCATCTATAACTACGCGCATATGCCTGACAAGGTAAAAGCCCAGAAACTTATCAATATTGACGATCTGCCATCACCGGAAACCAAGCTGGCCATCCTGGAGATGACCGTTGAGCGGCTGCAGGGGGCCGGCTATGTCTATCTTGGAATGGACCACTTTGCACTGCCTGACGATGAGCTGGCCCTGGCCAAAAACAGTGGCCAGCTGCAAAGGAATTTTCAGGGCTATTCCACATACGCCGACACGGACCTGATCGGAATTGGCATGACCTCAATCGGTAGAACAAATCACAGTTTCAGTCAGAACAAGCGACAGGAGGACGATTATTTTGCGGCCATCGAC is a window encoding:
- the hemN gene encoding oxygen-independent coproporphyrinogen III oxidase, with the protein product MTVDFNADLLVKYDTYGPRYTSYPTAVEFSGSFGEAEYRRELEQSNQLQTPLSLYFHIPFCKSLCFYCACAKIITHKQERSIPYLERIHTEIARQAELVDPNREVSQLHFGGGTPTFLHDDQLSTLLGEISRNFTLAPPESREFSIEIDPRAVRKTTIPLLYELGFNRISLGVQDFDPKVQSAVNRIQSVEQTFAVIDAARAAGYRSTNVDLIYGLPHQTVESFSTTLDTMLSKRPERLAIYNYAHMPDKVKAQKLINIDDLPSPETKLAILEMTVERLQGAGYVYLGMDHFALPDDELALAKNSGQLQRNFQGYSTYADTDLIGIGMTSIGRTNHSFSQNKRQEDDYFAAIDSGSLAIARGYQLSFDDRIRRDVIQSLMCQNEVVYETVSARYGIDFFDYFYREMRQLAGMAMDNLVIINAHRVAVTPTGQLLLRNIAMVFDAYLHPTESKHQFSKVI
- a CDS encoding nitric oxide reductase activation protein NorD translates to MEEFIGKVWDRWVTRQVTSDFTSASVNLADLQAELTLYYRALGGAPGKTLEPADTRKVRLRRTGMQRVAGSHQRFALPWQDDRSVRLPSSLAVFSSARLNTSLYYWLVAVAAHLPQVRDWFRDNQQAVLALTSSYPGLNRQYKELVAELMALRPSIENLPEDLRRQELAVAQALRNPGLRADLPSSAFDCFPVWLWLYPTPPTLFSVPVSTAGSGPESEAGERSSEQQTLQQRKQAQRIDDEHETDGLLVFLPDSLMSWTEQINLDRCQDDDSDDDFEQIANDIDLITVSRQRKANAAKVKFDLDLPAAENDELCLGPGIRLPEWHYKQGRLRPDACLLQPLLADEAEPVMLPAHLRQTSEEVKQKFSLLGLRRTRLRGQPDGQDLDLDAWLDDFSRPLRDTARQNFFLDQRQTHRDFCCLILADLSLSTEGYVNDDCQVIDVIRDSLMVLAEGLNQTRDEFAIYGFSSVRNSHVRYQLMKNFGEPYSDRVRGRIARIKPGFYTRMGAAIRQSTRILEMQPQAHRVLLLVSDGKPNDLDQYEGRYGIEDTRQAIIEAQQLGITPYCVTVDEQGHDYLPYLFGRDGFAVVNDPTQLPKVLPRIYLNVSTH
- a CDS encoding cbb3-type cytochrome c oxidase subunit I, with the translated sequence MKYTSQQVAKPYFIFALILLAGQIAFGLLMGIQYINGDIGFPAIPFNVARMVHVNLLIIWILFGFMGASYYLVPEESETELFSPRLARITFWIFAVASVATVLGYLLVPYAELARITKNYLWPTMGREFLEQPTITKIGIVIVCLSFVFNIGMTILKGRKTVINMVLITGLVGLAVFYLFSFYNPANLTLDKYFWWFVVHLWVEGVWELILGAILAFVLIKVTGVDREYIEKWLYLIIAMALISGLIGMGHHYFWIGPPKYWLWMGSVFSALEPVPFFMMVLFAFKVVKERRRTHQNQVAVTWALGCSVMAFLGAGVWGFLHTLAPVNYYTHGTQLTAAHGHLAFFGAYAMIVMCIISYAMPILRGRPQGNPLAAQKVEKFGFWAMSISMVGITLALTVAGAWQVALQRIPESGDALSFMATQGELMGFYWVRLGFGVMFALGLAAYFASFFVGREVARAEAGAALPQTS
- a CDS encoding c-type cytochrome, whose protein sequence is MAEKFTKSMARNIYYGGSFFFLLLLLGLTVDTVRQLPERSRSENITPEVAHGKELWETNNCIGCHSLMGEGAYYAPELANVFDRRGMGNEEVFKGYMQSWIAAQPMDNPRRRKMPQFNLTQEEVDALAEFLIWTSRVDDNNWPPNIEG
- a CDS encoding CbbQ/NirQ/NorQ/GpvN family protein: MNSHSYYQVQNDECEIFQYAVQHRLPVLIKGPTGCGKTRFVEHMAEQLERPLYTVSCHDDLTAADLLGRHLIGPEGTYWQDGPLTRAAREGGICYLDEIIEARKDTTVALHSLSDHRRTVHLERTGETLTAHDDFMLVVSYNPSYQNMVKGLKPSTRQRFVAMSFDYPEPSVEASIIAHEAGIDEATAGQLVKLATDIRRLTDIDLTAAVSTRLLIYAGKMLKSGCPARKACLYCLIEPLTDEPTTQQPLLRLVDAHF